ATATTTTCTTGAAATAAAAATCGGAAATGTGGAGGGCGCCTTCTGCCCGCGTCAGCCGGGCGGCATCGCGGGGAGACGCACGCGGAAGGTGGTCCCCGTCTCCTCCGTGCTCTCCACGGAGACGCTTCCCCCATGCGCCTCGGCAACGCCCCTCACGAGCGTCAGCCCGATGCCCCAGCCCTTCTTGCCACTGGCCTCCGCGCTCTTCGTGCGGCGGAAGGATTGGAAGAGGAGCGCCTGCTCCTCGGGGGAGATGGGGTTGCCCCAGTTGTGGACGGCCAGCTCCGCCATGCCCCCCTCCTGTTTCAGGCTCACGGTCACCTGCTGCGCCGGGTCTCCGGACTTGATGGCATTGCCGCAGAGGTTCTCGACGGCCCGGCGCAGGGCCCGCGCATCCCAGCAGCCCTGGACCCGCTCTTCTCCCTGGAGGAGGAACCGCTCCCCGTGAAGGGTCGAGAGTTCCTCCAGCGTGCCGGCCACCACCTGCCGGAGCTCCACGGGGGTCCGCTCGATGGGCAGTCCCTGGCCGGCGCGGATGCGGTTCACATCCAGCAGGTCGGTGATCATCTGGTCCGCCCGGTCGATGTTGTGCCTCACCCGGGCGGCCAGGGAGTAGATCTTGCCGGGCAGGTCCGGCTGGCGGGGAATGAGCTGGGCGCTCATCTTCGCAGCGGTCAGGGGCGTGCGGAGATCATGGCTGAGGGCCAGCACGAACTGCTCGCGCAGCGCCCGCTCGACCCGGAGCTGCGACAGGGCGGTCTCCGCCTCCTGCCGGGCCACCTGCTCGCAGGCGAGGCTCTCCTCGAGCTGCCGCTCGGCCTGTTTGCGCCCCGAGATGTCGATGAAGACACTGACGGCCTCGGAGATCCGGCCCTCCGCATCGCGGAGGGGCGCCGCCATGACGGAGAGGTAGACGAGGGTTCCGTCGCTCCTGCGCAGCACCACCTCCTCATCCTGGAGCGTCTTGCCTTCATGGAGGGCCCGGGCCAGCGGATACTCCTCGGGGCGGTAGGGGGTGAGGTCCGGATGAACGGCGGCCCACGGGGAGTATGCCTCGCTCCTGAGCAGCAGCGCCGGATGCCCCAGGAGCCGGTCCGCCTCCGCATTGAAGTAGAGGATGCGTCCCGAGGGAGCCTCCGCGAGGGTGAAGCCCGCAGGTATTTGCTGCACGATCATCTCCAGGGTCCTGCGCTCGAACTGAGCCGTCTCGGCGAGGCGCGCGTTCTCCAGGGCCACTCCGGCCAGGGCCCTCAGCGCCTTGAGGAGCTCCAGGTCCTCCTGGGTAAAGGGCTGATGGTCCTTCTTGTTGTGGAGCTCGAAGCACCCCAGCAGTTCCCCGGAGCGGGCAAAGAGCGGCAGGTCGATGAGGTTGTAGAACCCCCGGCTCTTCTGGAGATGCGACAGGACCTGCGCATCCCGGGCGGCATCGTTCGAGATGTAGGGCTCCCGGGTGACCATCACATGGCCGGGAACCCCTTCATTGGGCGCGAAGACGACGTGGCGCGGTTCAATGGCCTTTCCCTCGCGCCACAGGGATTCCATGATGACCATGCGCCCGTCGCTCAGCCGTCCCCAGACGCCTTCGGCCGCATCCACCAATTCCATGGCCAGCCAGACGAGCCTCCGCATGATGTCCAGGCTCTGACGGCTCGAGTTGAGGTCCCGCGCGGCGAGCGCCAACAGTTCGAATTGCCGGTTCCGGCACTCCAGCTGCGCCTGGGCCCGCTGGAGATCCGCCTCGAGGCGCGAGAGCCGGTGCTCGGGCGCCTCCTGATCTGTTCCTGAGGGTGTCTCCTGGGAGGCCATACTCTCTGTGGATAAGCCTGCTGGAGGGCGGGGACCAGCCCTGGGCCGGTGAGCCCCGGCCGTGATCTACCAGCCAAGCAAGGGCCGCTCATTCCGGCTGCAAGGCGGGCCGGATGGTAGGCTTCATCCCATGTGCCTGTTTGACCGACAGCCCTCTCTTCCACCGCGTCACCGCGCGTTTCGCTGCATTCCTCGATGAATGGGCCGGAAGAGCGCCGGGTGAGCCGTCCCCGGCCGCTGCGCTGG
This DNA window, taken from Stigmatella erecta, encodes the following:
- a CDS encoding sensor histidine kinase, with translation MASQETPSGTDQEAPEHRLSRLEADLQRAQAQLECRNRQFELLALAARDLNSSRQSLDIMRRLVWLAMELVDAAEGVWGRLSDGRMVIMESLWREGKAIEPRHVVFAPNEGVPGHVMVTREPYISNDAARDAQVLSHLQKSRGFYNLIDLPLFARSGELLGCFELHNKKDHQPFTQEDLELLKALRALAGVALENARLAETAQFERRTLEMIVQQIPAGFTLAEAPSGRILYFNAEADRLLGHPALLLRSEAYSPWAAVHPDLTPYRPEEYPLARALHEGKTLQDEEVVLRRSDGTLVYLSVMAAPLRDAEGRISEAVSVFIDISGRKQAERQLEESLACEQVARQEAETALSQLRVERALREQFVLALSHDLRTPLTAAKMSAQLIPRQPDLPGKIYSLAARVRHNIDRADQMITDLLDVNRIRAGQGLPIERTPVELRQVVAGTLEELSTLHGERFLLQGEERVQGCWDARALRRAVENLCGNAIKSGDPAQQVTVSLKQEGGMAELAVHNWGNPISPEEQALLFQSFRRTKSAEASGKKGWGIGLTLVRGVAEAHGGSVSVESTEETGTTFRVRLPAMPPG